A portion of the Nitratidesulfovibrio termitidis HI1 genome contains these proteins:
- the nuoH gene encoding NADH-quinone oxidoreductase subunit NuoH, which yields MNATISFDSVLHVVLALVGVAVFVGLNGLLLVYAERKVAGFIQRRPGPYEVGPQGILQAVADALKLIGKQLVRPDRADPLLFWMAPVLAFFPVLLLFLPIPFSPLLTGWDVNLGLLLILAFAGFNVLALLLAGWGSNNKYGLLGAARAVAQSVAYEIPLLLAVLAIAFQEGTLSLTAIVGGQGGMPWQWNIAVQPLAFLIFFVSALGETNRAPFDLPEAESELTAGFHTEYSGMGFGMFFLAEYANMIVACSVCTVLFLGGWKGPFLDGAWWFLAKVYGLLLSMMWFRWTYPRVRFDQLLNLNWRWLLPLGVLNLLATAFVMKL from the coding sequence ATGAATGCAACCATCTCCTTCGATTCCGTGCTGCACGTGGTGCTCGCGCTGGTGGGCGTGGCCGTCTTCGTGGGGCTGAACGGGCTGCTGCTCGTCTACGCCGAACGCAAGGTGGCGGGCTTCATCCAGCGCCGCCCCGGCCCCTACGAAGTGGGGCCGCAGGGCATATTGCAGGCCGTGGCCGACGCCCTGAAGCTGATCGGCAAGCAACTGGTGCGCCCGGACAGGGCAGACCCGCTGCTGTTCTGGATGGCCCCGGTGCTGGCCTTCTTTCCCGTGCTGCTGCTGTTTCTGCCCATTCCCTTCAGCCCGCTGCTCACCGGGTGGGACGTGAACCTCGGCCTGCTGCTCATCCTTGCCTTTGCCGGGTTCAACGTGCTGGCCCTGTTGCTTGCTGGGTGGGGCTCCAACAACAAGTACGGCCTGCTCGGCGCGGCCCGCGCCGTGGCCCAGTCCGTGGCCTATGAAATCCCCCTGCTGCTGGCCGTGCTGGCCATCGCCTTCCAGGAAGGCACGCTGAGCCTTACCGCCATCGTGGGCGGGCAGGGCGGCATGCCGTGGCAGTGGAACATCGCCGTGCAGCCGCTGGCGTTCCTGATCTTCTTCGTCAGCGCCCTGGGCGAGACCAACCGCGCCCCCTTCGACCTGCCCGAGGCCGAATCGGAACTGACCGCAGGCTTCCATACCGAATATTCGGGCATGGGCTTCGGCATGTTCTTCCTGGCCGAGTACGCCAACATGATCGTGGCGTGCAGCGTGTGCACCGTGCTGTTCCTGGGCGGCTGGAAAGGCCCGTTCCTGGACGGGGCATGGTGGTTCCTGGCCAAGGTGTACGGGCTGCTGCTGTCCATGATGTGGTTCCGCTGGACGTACCCGCGCGTGCGCTTCGACCAGCTGCTGAACCTGAACTGGCGGTGGCTGCTGCCCCTCGGCGTGCTGAACCTGCTGGCGACCGCGTTCGTCATGAAGCTGTAG